The following proteins are encoded in a genomic region of Glycine max cultivar Williams 82 chromosome 18, Glycine_max_v4.0, whole genome shotgun sequence:
- the LOC100816755 gene encoding protein ROLLING AND ERECT LEAF 2, whose protein sequence is MSLISEMKMGSVNSKTEKNEALLLCKERKRLIKMAIDSRYALAASHLSYIQSLRNIGVALRRYAEAEMLIESSLSVSDHTSSQSTYPSPSPSHIDDDASESPLNNESHHHHVSYMRTSGSAAVTVMINPHIENHFDDEAIGLFPIPPPPPESGASWDFFDPTDNAKNFKFEGHASYFKDEGETGSFMDVSRGQWSQVANERDVARAVQGCKQNYVGVVGRSSSKNNKKDLAMNTERDDPSEFITHRAKDFFSSIKVIENRFVRASESGREVSRLLEANKIKVGYSEAKGKSSPTILLAAFMFACYGQKATPFCQEPAQKIINWKRTLSSQSSSIRNPLVTTSKKYMDDNGSDFCEEPCMIAGSHSCTLDRLYAWERKLYDEVKAGEFIKKDFDRKCDQLRHQFAKDEGNKVIDKTRTVVKDLHSRIIVAIYSVDLISKRIERMRDEELFPQLLELTQGLMRMWKAMLECHHAQYITISLAYHSRNSMRTLEGDTRREIMTQLLEEFECFGLSFSNCIDSHTSYIEALNVWLQNCILQPRERSKSRKPFSPRRALAPPIFVLCRDWCAGIKALPSEELSRAIKNFVSDLRRMIEQQDQELHEKQNSTVASIGGETESKTNEESEDDSSHLCCIHASLTKLVHQLTKFAEASLKLYGRYQTKK, encoded by the exons ATGAGCTTAATCTCTGAAATGAAAATGGGTTCTGTGAACTCCAAAACTGAAAAGAATGAAGCCTTGCTTCTTTGTAAGGAAAGAAAGAGGTTGATCAAGATGGCCATTGATTCCAGATATGCTCTTGCTGCTTCACACTTATCTTACATCCAATCTCTTCGAAACATTGGCGTCGCTCTTCGACGATACGCCGAGGCAGAGATGCTAATAGAGTCGTCCTTATCGGTTTCAGATCACACCTCATCTCAATCTACTTACCCTTCTCCATCACCTTCACATATTGATGATGATGCTTCGGAGTCACCATTGAACAATGagagtcatcatcatcatgtgaGTTATATGAGAACAAGTGGCAGTGCAGCTGTGACTGTTATGATCAATCCCCACATTGAAAATCACTTCGATGATGAAGCCATTGGGTTGTTCCCAATTCCTCCACCTCCTCCTGAGAGTGGTGCCTCTTGGGATTTCTTTGATCCTACTGATAATGCTAAGAATTTCAAGTTTGAGGGGCATGCAAGTTACTTCAAGGATGAAGGAGAAACCGGTTCGTTCATGGATGTGTCAAGGGGTCAATGGTCACAAGTTGCTAATGAAAGGGATGTTGCTAGAGCGGTACAAGGTTGCAAACAGAATTATGTTGGTGTTGTTGGACGATCAAGTTCAAAGAACAATAAGAAGGATCTAGCTATGAACACTGAGAGGGATGATCCTTCTGAGTTCATCACTCACAGggctaaagattttttttctagcaTTAAGGTTATAGAGAATCGGTTTGTACGAGCTTCTGAATCTGGTAGGGAGGTCTCAAGGCTATTGGAGGCAAACAAAATCAAGGTTGGATATTCTGAGGCAAAAG GGAAATCATCTCCCACGATTTTGCTAGCGGCTTTTATGTTTGCTTGCTACGGTCAAAAGGCTACACCTTTTTGCCAAG AACCTGCACAGAAGATTATTAACTGGAAGAGGACATTATCTTCTCAATCATCCTCAATCAGGAACCCATTAGTTACAACATCGAAGAAGTATATGGATGATAATGGAAGTGACTTTTGTGAAGAACCCTGCATGATTGCTGGAAGTCATTCGTGCACCCTTGACAGATTGTATGCATGGGAGAGAAAACTTTATGATGAAGTAAAG GCTGGTGAGTTCATCAAGAAGGATTTTGATCGAAAATGTGACCAGCTAAGGCATCAATTTGCAAAAGATGAAGGCAATAAAGTGATTGACAAAACCCGAACAGTAGTGAAGGATCTGCATTCACGGATAATAGTGGCTATTTATTCTGTTGATTTAATATCTAAACGAATCGAGAGGATGAGAGATGAAGAATTGTTCCCACAACTTTTGGAATTAACTCAAGG GTTGATGAGGATGTGGAAGGCTATGCTTGAATGTCATCATGCACAATACATTACTATCTCTTTGGCTTATCATTCAAGGAACTCAATGAGAACCTTGGAAGGAGATACCCGAAGAGAGATAATGACTCAGCTACTAGAAGAATTTGAGTGCTTTGGTCTAAGCTTTTCTAACTGTATCGACAGCCACACCTCATACATTGAAGCTCTCAATGTATGGCTACAAAATTGTATACTACAACCAAGGGAACGTTCCAAGAGCAGAAAACCATTCTCCCCTCGCCGTGCTTTGGCCCCACCTATATTTGTTCTTTGTCGAGATTGGTGTGCTGGAATTAAAGCTTTGCCTTCTGAGGAACTAAGTCGTGCAATAAAGAACTTTGTGTCTGATCTTCGTCGCATGATAGAGCAGCAAGATCAAGAGCTTCATGAAAAACAGAATTCAACTGTTGCAAGCATTGGTGGAGAAACCGAGAGCAAAACTAATGAAGAAAGTGAAGACGATTCTTCACATTTGTGTTGCATACATGCAAGTTTAACCAAACTTGTTCACCAACTCACTAAATTTGCTGAGGCATCATTGAAGTTGTATGGAAGATATCAGACAAAAAAGTGA